tatatcttcaaatattttcatccaACGTGTAGGTGTTTTTGGAATACTTTCCACCttatctttcaatttaatGATCTGAATGTTATTACTTGTATCGACTTTAGTATCTGTCTCACTAATTGGTATTAATAccataaaaactaaaaaataatttttattaataattccatGTCTAAATTGGTAACTATTGTCATTAATTTATcagtattattcattttttcacaaaattttgttataattataatttaacattatgctaaaagaaaaatttgttattgcattaatatttttttatggaaattaattaatatatttagaatagaaatatatacatttttattgacacattaataaaatataagtttgtgtctaaataaaatatattattatgtatccgtgaaattagaaaatatatattttttatacgttttttaattattattatataattatctttaatattattttataattttttttacacatacggtaataattatttaaaaaaaccaacaaaaaaaaaacaaaaatataaaaaacacatGCGCGCCCTAGtgcaaacaattattaatttccatttttttaaaacttgatttaaaaattttgatttattaacttaaataaatctaatatataatatattactatataaattatatatatcatattttacctGATATAAATAGCACCAAAGCAATACTAGTTTTAATACCGATATCAGCAATACTTGTTACGAACGAATGTAACCAACGAAACGTTTGCATTAAGATTTGCATTAATCTAGTAAAACAcatcatgaatatttatttaggaatttcttatttaaacttcaataaaatttgagaaCGTAGTCCTCcttatccaatttttttaatgcaacttttgttattaatatcgtGATGCTGTTTTAATCGTCTGCaaaaaagacatttatttcatatttgtaaCGAAATCTTGTTGTACTTACTCAACAGCATAGATTGTAAGCAAaacagaaaagaattttaataaattgtcagACTGATGATTTAAATGTacacaaatttaaaacaaatattaaaataatcgtaaaGAAATCAGATACTAACGAAAGACTTGGCATATGAAGCATACTAAGatgttaagaattaattttataatattaatttgttgctTTACCAGATCGCGATCCAAATCGTTGTGGTCTACCTCTTCTCTTCACGACAGGTCAATGATAAATGGTAGCttctgataaatataaacaagttcttctctctccttttttctttctctctcttgtaaaAACGTATGTTAATTTGCCTCAATTTTATTGGCTGGCAGTATCGCACAaagttgtttatttttagatactcATCAAACCGTGAACAAACgtcaaattataaactattctAATAACAGATATTTACGTACACTCAACTGccaaaaacttatataattatataatattaatttctaattcaatGATGTTTAAGATTTTCCGACTCAAAATATACCAGTTTCAGATAAATTCTGCATATGATTTAGcgtttatattctatttctattatatttatattgtattttgttgtatcgttatttcaataaattctattatttcgtTAACGGATATGCTAATGGTCATTGTCTCTAGGAGGTTAATGATTTGGCACAACATAATTGTCGATAAGGATCCGAAAAAAACCATTTCGTAACCTACGACCATGTCTagtgctataaaaaaaaaaaaaaaccttaaaaaattaattccattaatgacaatatttataaaaaattaacaagaccctttatattgcaattaataattattataataagaaaaatataaaatccaacaTTCAACTAAATTTATCTCGTGTGCGCCTATGTgggtatgtatatacatataaatgtttatatatatacatatatcatacacttatataatttacttttgcattaatttaataaatttatcttagtttttataatttttattcaaaataattattttacgtgaactaataataattggtTTTtggctttaatttttaattctaaaattttgttgttgttacaattatcattattatattaattattatttcagttataaaatttgtaagaaaagaatattatatatatatatattgaatatcgaTTTACCATATATACcacaaaatgtaaataaaaaacaggcaattaaaagtaattaaataaattattaggcaataattaataaggcccaataaatatgttattgtatatattattttttctaaatttttcatccAGATTGAACGTGTTTTTGGCACATCTTTCAGattatctttcaatttaatGATCCGAATGTTATTACTTATATCAGATTCAATATGCATCTCATTAATTGGTATTAATAccataaaaactaaaaaattattcttattaataattctacatatatattcataactaTTGTTATTAACTTATCAGTATTACTCATTTTTTCGCCACAATATCTTtgcaaactttattataagtttaataacgttatgttaaaagaaaaatttgttataagtgcattaatcttattatgagaattaattgtaaaattaattaatttattataaaaataagaatatatatgtatattcttataGATACGTTAGTATAAAtgtaagtttatatttaataaaacatattattattattccgcaaaatcaaaaaatatatattttgtacgttctttaatatgtattatataaatctctcttcATATTTTCTGtgacaaatatttaacaaaaaaatgtaaaaaatagacAAAGAATATGCGCACGAGCACACAAACAATCATTATTTGCCACTTTTAaaagtcaaattaaaaatttttaattaaataaatctattatacaatattttattgtatgaattgtatatattatattttacctgATATAAATAGCATAAAAGCAACACTAGTTTTAGCAAAACTAActgcgaataaataaaacgtttGTCTTAAGATTCGCATTAATGcagtaaaatacattataaataattgtttaaggATTTTCTATCTAAAGTTCAACAAAATTTGAGAACGTAGTTCTTTTTATCCAACCTTTCCTATGCGATTTTTGTTGCCAATATCGTGACGCATTAATTGCCtataaaaaagacatttattttatatttataacaaaatcttGTAGTACTTGTCCGAGGGCAGAAATTTTAAGCAAAAcaaaaacgataaaatgtataacaatgaattattaaattgaaggACATTCATTATAGCATAAAaggtaattaaaatgatatgatatataaaaatagtaatatgaTCGAAaacattaaagtaaaaaaaataatacaatctcgtttttaataataatgtgtattattgcgatttgtgtaataaatttttggttAAAGCTTAGATAAATgtcatattaaatacaataatatataagatttaatatatatatatatatatatatatatatatatatatatatatatatatatatattattttacttgatTATGATCCAAGCCGttatagtatattttcttCCTATTCAAGACACAATAACAAATGTTggtttctgaaaaatataaacgaaacattctctctctcactatctttctttttctttcttttagaaGGTTAATTCGTCTCAATCTTATTGGCTATTAGTGTCGCACAAaattgtttatctttataCGTTTATCAAAGCAGTAAACAAGTTATAAACTTATCAAAACAGACATAACATTCAACAAACTTTACTgcataatctttaatttattatatattattaatatctaattaatgctatttaaaattctttaaaatcgtatataaaataaaaatattatttgcaatatatatttaaaaaaaaaaattatgttttatataaatcctaATTTACGTAAAAACAGACTATCAAtaagatgaatatatttatattacatttaattggtATAATTatggtatattttatattgatatagttTGAGATCAGTAATTCATTCTGcagtattattttgtaaaggaGATgtgttttctaataaaaaaaagcataagttttaataatttcaacttcttcatattttgtatttaatatcatgcaatttaatgtacaaaaaaacaatcggcaataaaaaaagagatataaattcatagtaaataaaatgtatataaacaaatgtccacattatatcacaaaaaaactatttttgtaaaatttttacttgctaaatatgaaaatatcttgCAAGTGGAATATATACGAATTGAAAGTACGatttgtattatgtataattataaatagagtaaaatacaaaatacaaaatacttatattaaatacagatTTGTACAAGTcttatagttttaaatatttttgttattgttaaatatagcctgataaaaacattcaatatttttattatccgtATTATAGtctttattaaagaatctAATATTCAGTCaagtttaatatctttatataaattgttgaaatcataatcatttttaagttacaaattcttttatctcttatctattaatttattaattattaacttaatttattaattattaacttaatattatatatgttataattagcATGTAGtaatctgataataattaattaattactcatAAATAGCTTTATAATTGTGATGTCCatcatgttaaattatttaataattatttaaataattaaataattatttgtataatttttataatttgtgaaattttttatattttaaattaattattatcttaattttattattattctttaaaaaaaaacgaaattatgtaattataatgttataaataactgtgtaatataaatcagaaaaaataagttattacatcgtttataataacttatttttattttcttgatttattacaagtatgcaaaacattttttatttataaaaaattgcataatctcgctaatttcaaaatttgaaaaaatacattttaataaaattaattgattagttttattatataaataaattaattgacttATGatctaattctaaattaaaatgttattgatatgatttttaaataatattagttttaactaaatttaaatagaatgattaatatacatttttaatttttattaaaaaaaatttatataacaatttgcaTGTAACagttaaaaactattattagtaattatttcaattaattttaattaattaattaatataatgtaatatttacataaaaaatttaaaattaattgaccaGTAATCAGTATCACTCtataacattgaaaaatagaaacagATAACATACAATCtgtataaacataattacaaACATAATTACAAAGCTCgaattatgcattaatattgTTACTTGTAACAAAACTgattataacattttcataaaaagatttttgattataatctTGCAGGaagaagattatataaaaacttataacttataataaatttatatattataccgtAAATTggagctttaaaaaaaaatatgcaaacaatcacttttgattatattatattcttagtttattattgattatcaatcactgtgaaaattttaacataattataataatctttgactaataaatatatgtaaataattttatttcacatatattgtGTGTTGAAATGCTTTTGATGCTTTTGTATGTAATATCATTctcaataattacattattctccaataataaattaagaagtAAACATAATTAGAATTGATTATGTTTGCATgtgtttttcttaaaaataaattaataaataataattataaataaatatatatatatatatatatatatatatatatatttatttatttatttatttatttatttatttacgaatgtatatcaaatttcctaacattaatgtatttaggaattaattaagtataaatataatataattgaatataataaatatatatatatttggaaatttgatatgcatttatattatgcaaatatattggaTAATATCTCATCTTTTTAACTTCAAAttctactttaaattatttaataagtttacAAATAAGCcacaagtataaaataaatttgttatgttacaaaaagtaataaaattttctaaatttgtgttttaattggcttaaatttcatataaaaactaatgttgagttaaaattatttatatttgaaataggctttttcatattaacaataaaattaaaattatttagcatAGTTTTTCTATTCGTCATtacattaaacatttattaaaaattaccttgttttataaaataattatgcgtaGGTTAAATGACTTGAGGTTGAAAAGATCTTTTCAACACatagacaaatatatttttacggatTATGTGTAATCCGCacgtcaataatatttttttctttaatgttcTTCTTCACGCTGcaaatattgaagatattattaacattattaatataataactacatgtaaataattaataacgatataaaagaaacaagtTTAGAAACATATATTGCTctctaaaattgaaaaacattaATCCAAAAcagctttttttcaaattattccgtttttataacagaatttgacattatttcttaaacatcttatatttatatcaatacacatttatattatactcatttctaatgtgtttaaaaaaatatatttaaaataaaattgtaagtataatttattgtctATATTTTATGGATTACTTACAATTGGATTGCCATTCATATGACTCCATCTGTTATTTTGATTCTGGTTTTGCTGAtgatcatcgtcatcatcatcgtcattaGATGTAAAGTATCTATTAAACCGAATTAAGAATTTTGACtatattttgttgtaaaatatatttattttaaatatattaatttgctatccaaaaataataaaataatattaaataatgtctttaataattataatacttataagaaaattgaacaaaatctatttatattgcaataaataattattataatataagaaaaatataaaaatcaacatattaaatttattttgataaaacaacACGGCAttgtatttaacaaatttaacaaaaaaagatcgttttagttttattaccatcgaaaaaacatgaaaacatGGACTTGTTTTTATTCAgtttaaattaacttattcatttaataaccgatttattataattttgataatttttaccaaaaatgtctattatatctaaaccaataattattttttgtttttttatctttcactctagcattcttttgtttttacaattataatttttatattaattatttttacagttataaaattagtaaaagtaagaatattatataaatacgataaaaattttcttaatctgtcgcataatttaaattttttcctaaGTAAAGACTTAATTGCTTATAAAtagttcatatataaattaattatgagtattaatatattaaatagtgtcttaattatattgatatattaaatattggttTACCTGTAAGTAAAGTAATAAAGTATCGCTGACACAAAaacaatacataatttatgtgaaaatttcatattaaacagacgtaatatatatatatatttttttttttttttttttttttaacacaatatCTTCCGTTTTAGCGATTgtactttttatatcaaatacagCATGTGCATCACTAATTAATATAGTACTTTACTTCTTCTATTCACAACACGACAATGACAAAATGtagactttaaaaaaatataaacgaaatattctctccccttctttctctttctcttgtaaaACGTTCATTCGCCTCAATCTTATTGGCTGTCAGTGTCGTACTAAGTTGTTTATCTTTAGATACTTATCAAATTGTGGACAAATGTCAAATTGTAAACTATTCAAAAACCAAACTAATATTCACACACATCTAACTGtcaaaatcttatataatattaatatataaacattatttagaattctttaaattataattaatcataattcacatatataaaatgtaaatgtcattcataacatatataatttaaaaaattcttatttagtaaattttaacTCGCGTGCAACCGTACTGATCAACTATCaataagacaaatatatttatattatatttaattaatataattatgatagacGTATATTGGTATAAGTTTTGATTAATCGGTAATAAAttctgcaatattattttgtggaagaacattttttaataaaaaatgaaaaaacctCAATAATATGTGtcaaattcttaatattttctatttagtatcgtgcaatttaatatacaaaaaatagtcatcaataaaaatacagaagaaatgatataaaaatgcatgaccaagtacataaaatatacgtataatttttataacgtttacatatattatatacaatattatattatattatacacattatagtataatataataaataaaaatatatgtatatatatatatatatatatatatatatatatatatatatatatataaaagtgtcgatttttatataacaagaaattatttataaaatttatataaaaattaatttatatgtaaagttattatttatgtttgcaatagtttttttattcgatattacatacattatatatttattaaaaaatatcttatcttAAGAATTAATCATGCAGAAAAACTATAGTTTAAGAAGACTTAAAGTTGAGACTCGGGTTTCacataatagatttaatagaTTTGATCAAGATTTACTATAAGTAAATGTCTTTGTGACAATGTGTAAAAcatcaatgaaatttttcgaattaaatATCCTCTGGTGGTTGCTAAAattagagatattaatattattaatataataataactatacgtaaacaattaataatagatataatgaaAACAAGTTTAGAAGCATATACtattaactataaatataaaaaagtataaatataaattcaaaacatctttttttctaaattataattgcttttatgATAGAGTTAGACAAGAATAActggtaataaaaaaattgttggaaATAAATTCCTTTCATTTATCCActtaaatctattaatttacaacttttaaatttttatttatagaaacttCTCTATTGCTAATCTTAGTCTTGCTAATGTGTTGCTATTGggtaaaaatttcgaaatcgaattattacaatatttgagtcataaaatttgaaataatttagaatttttaaatactctaGACAGTTGATAAGAcattgagagaaaataattgtttgctgagaaaataaaattatttttaagatgttCTTGCCAAACTTCATCATAAACAAAACATGtttacaaaattcaaaaagaaagCGTATCTAAAatcgcatatataaatttttcttatatatatataatgaatgaaatatatttttaaaatttaaccaTGTCTgagactttttatatttatatcaatactcATTTGTATGCTTACAACATTACTTATTTCTAATGTGTCTCAAAAAATGTACggatttgagataaaaatatgcatataatttactGTTCATTTTACTCACGTATTGCAATGCATTGTCATTCCAGTAAATTCTGTTATTACGATAACGGGCTTGCCAATAGTTATTGTCTCTAGGCAGAGGATAATTTATGTCAACTTgagtatcaaaaaaatttcgataacaCCAGGATATCAAGATTTGACTGTATTTAGTTTTAAGACATCTGTTACAATCAGAAATAGTAaacgaatgtaaaaaaattgtttccaaTAATGGCAATActtataagaaaatgaataaagctctttttatattgcaattattaattagaaaaatagaaaatttaacatactaaatttaatcttttccaaaatttttatgataaaataacacggcatttataaaatttaaaattgttttaactttattattgttgaaaaaatataaatttgttattattaatagtttaaactttattatttttcttatattgcaaacacacacacacataattatcattattatattatattatattattatattaaaaaagttattctttttttaattataaaattagtaaaagtaaaaatattatataaacacgataagaatttttttcattttttacaaaatttaagtttttctttaaataaaattttgatggaTTATaaactgttatatataaaatatatataaattaattgtgtatattagtatataaaatagtaaattttttaattacgcatattatggatattaaatatatcaatttaccctattgcaagaaaaataagtATCAGACACAGAAGaaagaaacataatataaagattaattcatCTTCATTCTCCTTCCAGAATGAATGTGTCATTCGTGTATATTTCCAAATTTGTTCATTATtcttaatgtttctttttgtatCGAATTTAGTATTTGTCTCACTAATTGATACTAATACTATACAGACTAAAAagtaattcttattaataattcaatacataaatttataactgttgctattaatttattaatattactcatttttgtttttcaatctcaataaatatttttatgataaatttattaacattctGTTAGgggaaaaatttgttattggctcgttaatttttttatgggaATTATTTGTTGcatgtaataaaacatattatattctttgtaaactcaacaatttttaattttgtacgtATTCTAAtatgtcattatataattatcttttaacacTTTCtcttataatgtaaatattaaaagaaaaatagaaatgtaaaaaagagagagcgcgCGCACGAACAATCattaatcttcattttttaaaactaagataaactttaattttaatattaactaaataaatatcttatacacaatacattattacatataaattatatataacatattttaccTGATAAAAATAGCATAAAAGCAATACCATTTTTAATAGCAATACTAGCTACGAACGAAAATGACCTATAAAATGTTTGCGTTAAGATTCGTATTAATTTAGTAAAACACATCATACTTATTTAATGAGTTTCTatctaaatttcaaaaaaagttcCGAGAATGTAGTTCTTTTTATCCAATCTTTTCTATCAACTTTTGTCATCAATATCGCAATGCTAAATTAATTGcctgtaaaaaagatttttattttatatttataacaaaatcttGTTATACTTGCTGGAGAACACTAATTTCAAGCAAAACGGAaacgataaaatgtataacaatGGCCAATCTTAATGTAGCATTTGtttgaatattgaaatataataaagacagTAATATGGAATTTCagtaacaaaatattacatacctcgaataatttaaatgatattaatgtaaataatgtagATATTAACGAAAGACTTGGCACTTgaagcaatatattaattgtaaaataccaataattaatttttaatatattccttCAACCAAATCGTGATATAAGTTGTTGTAGTCTATTTCTCCTATCCACGCCACTAGAATGACAAATTggattgtgaaaaatataaatgaaatattctctctctctctctctctctctctctctctctctttctctttctcgctcttgtAGAACACAAATTCGTCCACTCAATTTTATTAGCTGTTATTGTCGCAGATAATCACGCGAAAAACAAGATGTTTATATTTCTCGATGCTTTATAAGATCATAACAACTCTAGTAGCTATAAAAGGCCCCTGGCAAAAGACTTTCaatgttttcttatttattttcgacCAAGATAGAATTTTTCTCGCGAATAATTCAAAGATATGATTAAAGTGTAATAatcttacaaataattattacaatgtgtaaaaacttttataatataatatatatatgaagacacttgtactttataaatatgatcgaTTCTATTTATGCAttacgcatatacatatataacatatccGTGCCAATTTTCTTGCAGAACTTCAAGTTCTTATTCGACAGTATAAAAGATCACAAGATTTTTTCAAAGCAacgtgatatttattattaataatcggcATAcgattataaagtttaataagttttataaaatataaataatcgcgaTGATCAAAATAGCCGTCAATAAAGTTatcgatcatattttttaattgtggagaaaaaaaaatttatacaatttt
This portion of the Cataglyphis hispanica isolate Lineage 1 chromosome 10, ULB_Chis1_1.0, whole genome shotgun sequence genome encodes:
- the LOC126852379 gene encoding uncharacterized protein LOC126852379 isoform X2, producing the protein MLFLSVCIVLVSISETNTKFDTKRNIKNNEQIWKYTRMTHSFWKENEDELIFILCFFLLCLILIFLAIGCLKTKYSQILISWCYRNFFDTQVDINYPLPRDNNYWQARYRNNRIYWNDNALQYQPPEDI
- the LOC126852379 gene encoding uncharacterized protein LOC126852379 isoform X1, which produces MMCFTKLIRILTQTFYRSFSFVASIAIKNGIAFMLFLSVCIVLVSISETNTKFDTKRNIKNNEQIWKYTRMTHSFWKENEDELIFILCFFLLCLILIFLAIGCLKTKYSQILISWCYRNFFDTQVDINYPLPRDNNYWQARYRNNRIYWNDNALQYQPPEDI